TGCTTTAATACTAGCATAAGCCTATTTAGGCGTCAACCGCGGGTGCCAGAACCTAAGCAATGTTTCGCATTGCAATCGGCTGATTATCATCTGCCAGATATTTTTCTTGTGCAACTTTTTACCCCGCTCATCTGTTGTATATAATTGGAGGATGGATCTGGAGCAAGAAAAAGAACTGGTCGAACGAGCAAGATACTCCCCTGAAGCGTTTGGTGAATTGTACGATCGGTACTATGACCAGATATTCGGCTATGCTCTCAGACGCTGTGCAAATGTCGAAATTGCGAAAGATATAACCTCCGGTACTTTTCTTAAAGCATTGAGGAATATTAAGAACTATCGGTGGCAGGGAGTTCCGTTCTCACACTGGCTTTACCGGATTGCGAACCACGAGATCGTAAACCAGTATCACAAAGAAAAGCGCATAGTAAGTTATGAATTAACAGCGAACGAAAGCAATGCTGCTTTGCGAGGAGAATTGATAGCAGGAGAGAGTGAACTCAGGAGGCACGAAGATTACCTTGAGCTTCAGCAATATATTTCAAAGCTTCCGTCAAAATATCAGGAGGTAATCACTCTCAAGTATTTTGAAGACATGGACATAAATCATATTGCCGGCGTGTTGGGGAAACCGGAAGGGACGGTAAAATCTCTGCTCCACCGTGGCATCGAACGGTTACGCAAAATGATGGAATCCCGGGTGAACAAATGACGAACGAAGAATTAAT
Above is a window of Dehalococcoidales bacterium DNA encoding:
- a CDS encoding sigma-70 family RNA polymerase sigma factor encodes the protein MDLEQEKELVERARYSPEAFGELYDRYYDQIFGYALRRCANVEIAKDITSGTFLKALRNIKNYRWQGVPFSHWLYRIANHEIVNQYHKEKRIVSYELTANESNAALRGELIAGESELRRHEDYLELQQYISKLPSKYQEVITLKYFEDMDINHIAGVLGKPEGTVKSLLHRGIERLRKMMESRVNK